The Microbacterium sp. No. 7 genomic interval AAGCCCGGAACCTCCGGCGTCGACGTGATCAACGCATCCGGAACCGGGAAGACATCCCCATAGCGCTCGTTGAACCGTCGAGCGATCACGCGAGTCATCTCCACATGCGGGAGGTTGTCCTTGCCGACGGGCACGAGATTGCCTTTGCAGAACAGAATGTCGGCCGCCTGGTGCACCGGATAGGTCAAGAGCAACCCGCTCAACGCGCGCCCGGACGCCGCGAGTTCCGCTTTGACGGTCGGATTACGATGCAGTTCCGCCTCGGTGACCAAGCTCAGGAACGGCAGCATCAACTGATTCAGCGCCGGCACCGACGAGTGGGTGAAAATGGTCGTCCGTTCCGGGTCGATGCCCGCGGCGAGATAGTCGAGCACAGCGCTATAGACGTTCTCGCGAACGTGAGCCATCGTGTCTCGGTCGGTGATGACCTGATAGTCCGCGAGCACGAGGAACATCTCGACGCCAGCCTGCTGGAGACGCACCCGTTCCCTGATGGTGCCAAAGTAGTGGCCCAGATGCAGCGGCCCAGTCGGCCGCTCACCCGTGAGGACTCGAAAGTGCTCGGGGTGCTCGGCCACGAGGACCGCGACCTCTGCCGAGCGTTGCGCGGTTGCGATGAAGGACTCCATTTGTGTCTCCCGATGATTGGGAGCTACACGGAGTACTCGGGCCGTTCCACGAGCTGCCGTGCAGCCCGTGAACATACTTCAACCGGCTGCTATCGCAGCCACCACCAAGCGGAACGGTTGAAGTTCATGAACGAGATACTACCGGGGCCCGGAACCAAGACCAGAAACCACAGGGTGGGTCCCGTTTAGATTGCCGCCCTGGGCCCAGCTGAGGTTGACATTCTCACACCCGGAGGAGCAGACTGAGAAACGCAGAGAACTGAGAACACGCAGAGAATGGGAGTTGACCATGAAGGCAGTCCAGTACCGCGAGATCGGCAAAGGTCCCGAGGTCGTCGAGATCGATACACCGGAGCCCGGGCCCGGGCAGATCCGACTCAAGGTCGCGGCAGCAGGGCTCTGCCACACCGATTGGTTCCTGATGGACCTCCCGGCTGAGCAGTACATCTACGGCCTACCGCTGACTCTCGGACACGAGGGCGCGGGGACGGTCGACAAGCTGGGCGAAGGGGTCGAGGGCATCGAGCTCGGCGGTTCATACGCGATCTACGGTCCGTGGGGGTGCGGACAGTGCCACGCGTGCTCCCAGGGGCGCGAGAACTATTGCCCGAACGCCTGGGCCCAGGGCATTGCCCCTCCCGGCCTGGGCGCCCCCGGTGCGATGGCCGAGTACGTGATCGTCGACGACGCACGCCACCTGGTGCCGCTCGGCGATCTCGATCCGGTCGCGACCGTGTCTCTCACGGACGCCGGCCTGACGCCGTACCACGCGATCCGGTCAGCCGCAGCAAAGCTGTACCCCGGCGCGACCGCCGTCGTCATCGGCGCGGGCGGCCTCGGCCACGTCGCGATCCAGATCCTGCGGGCCGTCTCGTCGGCCACCGTGATCGTGGTGGACCTGAACGAGGACAAGCTCGCGCTCGCACGCGAAGTGGGTGCCCACCACACCGTGATCTCGGGCCCTGACACGGTCGCCGAGATCAAGCGGCTGACGGGAGAGGCGGGCGCCGAGACCGTCTTCGACTTCGTCGGGGTGCAGCAGACGATCGACACCGCGCGCGCCGTGGTGGCGATGGATGGCTTCGTGCACATTGTCGGGATCGGTGGCGGCACGATGCAGATCGGGTACTTCGCCACCCCGTTCGGTGCGGCGGTTCGTGCACCGTACTGGGGATCGCGCAGTGAGTTGATCGAGGTACTCGATCTCGCCCGCGCGGGCGATGTCGAGGTGCACGTCGAGCGGTACGGCATCGACGACGCCGTCGAGGCGTACGCGAAGCTGCACGCGGGAACCGTGCGCGGCCGAGCCGTCGTCGTCCCCTGAGCTAAACCGTCGCTCCGCCCTCGCCGACGCGGGGTGCGGAGCGACGGCGGCACTCGATCTCCGAGCCGCGCCTAGGCCGTGGGCTGCTCGGTGAGGTTGCCCGATGCCCATCGACCGAGCTGGTCGAGGATCGGCAGCAAGCGTTCGCCGCTGTCGCTCAGCGCGTACGAAACGGCCGTCGGGGGACCGGGGGTGACGGTCCGCAGAACGAGTCCCGCCTCGGCGAGTCCGGCGAGGCGATCCGAGAGCACGGCGTCGCTGATGCCCGGAACCGCGCGCCGCAGGCCGCCGAACGTGGACGCGCCGCTGCCGAGCGCCGAGACGATCATCCCGTTCCATCTCTTGCCGAGCACCGAGAACGCCAGCGTCACGGCCGCGTCGCAGACCTCGCGCTCGTGCTCGTCGTCGGGGGGCGTCATGAATTCATCGTACGGGTGCTACAGTCTCCGGAGTCGCTATGTTTTACTTAGTTACTTCGGATTCCAGATAGGACACCATGACCACGCTGTTCCGGCTCGACGCCAGCATCCTTCCCCCCACCTCCTCCAGCCGCGCGCTCGCCGATCTCGTCGAGGCCGAGTGGCTCTCGACGCACCCCACATCCGACGTCGTTCGACGCGACCTGTCCGCCGACCCGATTCCGGCGACCGCATGGGCGGATGCCGTCACCTCCAACTTCACGCCCGCCGCGGATCACACCGACGGCCAGCGTGCAGCCCGTGCACTGGCAGCAGAGCTCGCCGACGAGATGATCGACGCCGACGCCCTGCTGTTCGCCGTTCCGCTCTACAACTACGGGGTGTCCCAGCACTTCAAGACCTGGTTCGACGTCGCCTACACCGATCCGCGCATCGACCCGCAGGGCACCGCGCTCCGCGGTAAGCCCGCAACCCTCGTCACGGTGCTCGGTGGCAACTACGCCCCCGGAACGCCGAAGGAAGGGTGGGATCACTCGACCGCGTGGCTGCGTCGCGTTCTGGAGGATGTCTGGGGCCTCGACCTGCGGGTCGTGGAGCGTCCCTTCACGCTCGTCGGCGTGAACCCGGCCCTCGACGCGTTCGCCGATGTGGCCGCGGACCTGAAGCAGACGGCCGAGACCCACGCCGTCCGATCCGGTCGCGAAATCGCGGGACTCGCCGCCTCGGCCGCGAGCTGAATTCGGCACCAGAGGGCGCCCCGAGTCGAAACTGACTCGGGGCGCCCTTCTGTTTCCCTCCGCCTCGGGCTGAGCCGGCGGCCGAGGTCCGTTGATCGCCGCGCCGCGCATAGCGCTGTGCGAGCTACTGCGCATTGCGTGGTAGCGTGCACTCGACAAGAGGGAGGTCCGATGGATTCCACACAACTCCTCAAGGGCGTGCTCGACGCCGCCGTCCTCGCGGTCGTGCAACATGAGGACGGCTACGGATACGACATCGTCCGGCGCCTGCGCGATGCCGGCCTCGGCGACGTGGGGGACGCCTCGGTCTATGGCACGCTTCGACGGCTATACGGGGCCGGGGCCCTGTCGAGCTACGTCGTGCCCTCGGACGGCGGACCGCATCGCAAGTACTACGCGATCAGTCCGCTGGGTCGAAACATGCTCGCGGAGCAGCAGCGCGACTGGATGGAGTTCGCAGGGGTCATGACGACTCTGCTGGAACCCCAACCGCGCCCCCGCAAGATCACGAAGATCGGAGAGAAGTGATGGACCAGACGACGACCGCTCCGGATGCCTCGATCGCCGCGTTCGCGGCGGCAGTGCGCGCATCTCTCGACGACCTTCCCACCGACGAGATCGACGAACTGGTCGAAGGGCTCGAATCCGACCTCCTCGACCAGGCGTCCGACAGCGGCGAAGACTTCGCGCTCAGGGACCCCGACGCATACGCGGCCGAGTTGCGTTCGGCGGCGGGCATCCCGCCGCGCTCGGAAGTTGCCGTTGATCGGCGCAAGCCTTCGGCTGTTGCGGCTGAGTGGGTCTCGACCCGCTGGCGCTCGGCCGTAGAGCGAGCGCGGCGCAACGCTGTGGCCTCCTGGGTCATCGATCTGCTTATCTCGCTCCGGCCGGTGTGGTGGTTGGCGCGCGGGTGGGCGATGTACGCGCTCGTGTCTCGTCCGGTGTCATAGATAACGCGATCGCGTTCCCGTAGCTCTTCGACATCTTCCGACCGTCCAAGCCCGGAACCTCCGGCGTCGACGTGATCAACGCATCCGGAACCGGGAAGACATCCCCATAGCGCTCGTTGAACCGTCGAGCGATCACGCGAGTCATCTCCACATGCGGGAGGTTGTCCTTGCCGACGGGCACGAGATTGCCTTTGCAGAACAGAATGTCGGCCGCCTGGTGCACCGGATAGGTCAAGAGCAACCCGCTCAACGCGCGCCCGGACGCCGCGAGTTCCGCTTTGACGGTCGGATTACGATGCAGTTCCGCCTCGGTGACCAAGCTCAGGAACGGCAGCATCAACTGATTCAGCGCCGGCACCGACGAGTGGGTGAAAATGGTCGTCCGTTCCGGGTCGATGCCCGCGGCGAGATAGTCGAGCACAGCGCTATAGACGTTCTCGCGAACGTGAGCCATCGTGTCTCGGTCGGTGATGACCTGATAGTCCGCGAGCACGAGGAACATCTCGACGCCAGCCTGCTGGAGACGCACCCGTTCCCTGATGGTGCCAAAGTAGTGGCCCAGATGCAGCGGCCCAGTCGGCCGCTCACCCGTGAGGACTCGAAAGTGCTCGGGGTGCTCGGCCACGAGGACCGCGACCTCTGCCGAGCGTTGCGCGGTTGCGATGAAGGACTCCATTTGTGTCTCCCGATGATTGGGAGCTACACGGAGTACTCGGGCCGTTCCACGAGCTGCCGTGCAGCCCGTGAACATACTTCAACCGGCTGCTATCGCAGCCACCACCAAGCGGAACGGTTGAAGTTCATGAACGAGATACTACCGGGGCCCGGAACCAAGACCAGAAACCACAGGGTGGGTCCCGTTTAGATTGCCGCCCTGGGCCCAGCTGAGGTTGACATTCTCACGCGTGGCTGATGGCCGGCGATGTCCGGTTTTCGGTCATCGGCAACAGCAACGCGATCACGTACAAGGCCACGTCCCGCTGAGTGGTGGTCTTTCGTTTCCACTCGATGATCAGCTGGTTGCAGTTTAGGCGGCCGTGATCTCGGGCAGCATCACCGCGTCCTCGACCGAGTTGGTGGCGGCGAGTTCGGCCATAGACGCTTCGGAGAAGTAGCGGCGGTCGCCGGCTTCCCATTCGTCGTGCTGCTCGATCAGAACGGCGCCGGTCAGGCGCAGCAGGCTGGCAGCGTTCGGGAACACTCCGACGACGTCGGTGCGACGTTTGATCTCCCGGTTCAGCCGTTCCAGCGGGTTCGTCGACCAGATCTGCCGCCAATGCCGGGCTGGGAAGTGCTTGAACGCCAGCACGTCGGCTCGGGCATCGTGGAGCATCTCAGCCGCCTTGGGGTGAACGCGGTCGATCATGCGTGCAACCTCATCGAACTGTGCATCAATGTGCTCAGCGTCGGGTTGGGCGAAGATCGTGCGGATGATCGAGGCGACCATCTCCTGCCGACCCTTGGGTAAGGCGGTGAGCACGTTGCGCATGAAGTGCACGCGACACCGCTGCCAACTGGCTCCCTGCAACACCACTGCGGCGGCTGCTTTCAAGCCAGCGTGTGCGTCGGAGATCACCAGCTTCACCCCGCCAAGGCCTCGGGCTTTCAGGGACCGTAAGAATGCTTTCCAGAACTCCTCGGTTTCGCTGTCGCCCACGTCGAAGCCGAGCACCTGACGGTGCCCGTCAGCGGTTATCCCGATCGCGACGACAACCGCTTGGGACACCACCCGACCGTCGATGCGAACCTTGCAGTAGGTGGCGTCCAGGAAGACGTAGGGGTAGGCGATCTGGGACAGGGAGCGGTCGCGGAATGCCGCAACCGTCGCGTCAAGGCCTTCGCAGATGCGCGACACCTCGGACTTCGAGATGCCGGTGTCGGCGCCGAGCGCTTTGACCAGGTCGTCGACTTTGCGGGTGGACACGCCGTGCAGGTAGGCCTCCATCACGACGGCGAACAGCGCCTGATCAACCCGACGGCGCCTCTCCAACAGCGACGGGAAGAAACTGCCGGCCCGTAGCTTCGGGATTCGTAACTCCAGATCTCCCGCAGTGGTCGACAGGGTGCGCAGCCTCGCCCCGTTGCGGGTAGCGGTGCGCTCGACGGTGCGCTCGTAGGGTCCGGCACCGATCACCGACGCGGCTTCAGCGTCGATGAGTTCTTGGTAGAGCCGTTCGGTCATCTGACGGATCCGGTCGGTGGTGTCGGTGAGTTTCAGCTCGGCGAGCAGCTCGAGCAGGGCAGACTGATTGAGGGCCATCGTGCGATCTCCTGTCGTGAGTAACTTGGTCGTTCTCACTGACCATCGCACGGTGGCCCCCCACGTCAATGACACGACGCTCAAGACCGGAAAGTCCACCACTCAACGGGACTCAGGCCACGTACAAGGAGGTCTACCCACTGATCCAGGACAACGATCTGTGGCTGGGTGTGACCCGCGACGGTAACGGCTCGATGTGGTTCCGGATCCCCGACGACGCACCGATCAAAGCCACCGGCCAGAAGGTCGAAGACGGGGTTCGCTATCAGACGGTCGGAAACTCGGCCTGGTTCACCAACATCGACCACGGTCGACGTCACCAGCCGCTGCAGCTGATGTCCGAAGCGGAGAACATCCGGTACAGCAAGCACGCTCACGTCAAGGGCATCGGCTACGAGCGTTACGAGAATGAAGACGCGATTGAGGTTCCGCGGCTGGACGCCATCCCGAGCGACTACCCCGGGCTGATGGGTGTCCCGATCACCTTTCTGGGCAAGTACAACCCCGAGCAGTTTGAGATCGTGCGCTTCCGTTATGGCAGAGACGGCAAAGATCTACGCCTGCCCGGGGGAAAGTCCCCCTACTTCCGCGTTCTCGTTCGCCACCGCGCACCCCAGATCAGAGAGACAGCATGAAGACCGAGCTGAAGTTCATCAAGATCAGCGACCTCGTCGCAGGTTTTCAGTACAGCGAGCTCGATGCGAAGGGTCTCTACGGCCTGTCGGGCACGCTGACGATTCAGCCGGAGTATCAGCGACACTTCGTGTACGGGAACACCCCGCGCGAGGGCGCCGTCATCGACTCGCTGCTGAAGGAGTACCCGATCGGACTGATCTACTTCACCGATGTGACCGCGGGCTTCAACGACGGCAAGCAGCATCTCGAGGTGCTCGACGGCCAGCAGCGCATCACCTCGATCGGTCGCTTCGTGACGAACAAGTTCGCGGTAAAGGTCGGTGGCCGCGAGCGGTACTTCTCGTCGCTGTCGGACACCGAGAAGGAACTGATCATGGACCGCGAGCTGCTGGTCTACGTGTGCGAGGGCACCGAGCCCGAGATAAAGGCCTGGTTCCAGACAATCAACACCGCAGGCGTCGAGCTGACCCGGCAGGAGCTGCGCAACGCCGCATACTCCGGTCCGTTCGTTACGCTCGCCAAGGCTGAGTTCTCGAACGCGCGGAACGCGCTGCAGCAGAAGTGGGCGAGCTTCGTCAAGGGCGACCCGCTCCGCCAGGAGGTCCTCGAGGTCGCGCTCAAGTGGGTCGCCGCATCCAAGGCCCAGGAGATCGACGACTATATGTCGCTGCATCGGCACGACACGACGATCGACGAGCTGCAGGCCTACTTCACAACGGTCATCGAGTGGGTCGAGACGACGTTCGGGGGGCGCACCGACTCAGAGATGAGAGGGCTGGCGTGGGCTGATTTGTACGAGCGCTTCGGCAACAACCCCTACAACGGTCGCGTCGTGAGCGCGCGCGTGGGCGAGCTGCTCAGCAGCGGTGCCGTGCATGACCGAAAGGGGGTGTACGAGTACGTCCTCGGCGGCGAGACGCAGCCGCGCTTGCTCAACATCCGCCTGTTCGAAGACAAGGACAAGAAGGTCAAGTACGCACAGCAGACGGCGGCGGCGGAGGCGGCCGGCACCTCCAACTGCCCGGCGTGCGTGTTCGCGGGCGACGCCAACGCGACGAAGATCTGGTCGCTGAAGGAGATGGACGCTGACCACGTCACGGCCTGGTCGAAGGGCGGGGCGACGGACATCAGCAATCTGACGATGCTGTGCACGACGCACAATCGTCAGAAGGGCAACCGCTAGAACGGCACGCTGAGGCATCCAGCGGTTCGCCATCACTGCCGGCGCCGGCCAACCGCGCTCCTTCGACAGATCGAGCGACCTAAGCTCTGAGCATGTTCGACGGCAACGATGATGTGTCCCACGCTCGTCGTCGACGATTTGAGAGGGAACACCTCTCGCTGGACGTGCCGAACTGTCCTGGGTGTCTCCACCCCATGATCCCCGCCACTGATGGCAGCGAGTGGGTGTGTGAGTGCTCGGCTTGTGTGGGCCGATAACGATCGATTTCGGGACGAGTGCCAACCCCGGCCCGTCGACTGTGAAGTTCGGCGCTCTTCGGCGGTGTTCTGTGATCGTCCGGTGTCGCTAGTTTCCGATGACGAGGATGCTGGCGGCGGCTTCGACGACGTCGTCGGTGATGGTGTCGAGCTGGTTGATCCTGAGTACCCGGTTGATCTGGGGGAAGAGTCGCTCGAGACGGTCGGCGCCGAGGTCGAGCGGGTGGAGGTGACGAAGATCGAAGGCGGCACCTTCTACGCCGAGATCACCCTGCAGACCCAGTACGGCCGCCGCGTCCTCGACGCCCGGCCCTCCGACTCCATCGCGCTCGCCGCCCGCGTCGACGCGCCGATCTGGGTGGCGGACGAGGTGCTCGCCGAGGCGGGCATCGCCGACGAGACGGAAGGCTCGCACGAGGACGAGGAGGCGAAG includes:
- the trpS gene encoding tryptophan--tRNA ligase, coding for MESFIATAQRSAEVAVLVAEHPEHFRVLTGERPTGPLHLGHYFGTIRERVRLQQAGVEMFLVLADYQVITDRDTMAHVRENVYSAVLDYLAAGIDPERTTIFTHSSVPALNQLMLPFLSLVTEAELHRNPTVKAELAASGRALSGLLLTYPVHQAADILFCKGNLVPVGKDNLPHVEMTRVIARRFNERYGDVFPVPDALITSTPEVPGLDGRKMSKSYGNAIALSMTPDETVAVIRQTRTDQDRRISFDPEDRPGVSALLSTAALCRGVEPAELADEIGDGGSSALKAMTATAVNDFLEPLRVRRQAFAKDEDLVRAILRHGNEAANTSAESTLAQVREAMGTIY
- a CDS encoding NAD(P)-dependent alcohol dehydrogenase: MKAVQYREIGKGPEVVEIDTPEPGPGQIRLKVAAAGLCHTDWFLMDLPAEQYIYGLPLTLGHEGAGTVDKLGEGVEGIELGGSYAIYGPWGCGQCHACSQGRENYCPNAWAQGIAPPGLGAPGAMAEYVIVDDARHLVPLGDLDPVATVSLTDAGLTPYHAIRSAAAKLYPGATAVVIGAGGLGHVAIQILRAVSSATVIVVDLNEDKLALAREVGAHHTVISGPDTVAEIKRLTGEAGAETVFDFVGVQQTIDTARAVVAMDGFVHIVGIGGGTMQIGYFATPFGAAVRAPYWGSRSELIEVLDLARAGDVEVHVERYGIDDAVEAYAKLHAGTVRGRAVVVP
- a CDS encoding winged helix-turn-helix transcriptional regulator; translated protein: MTPPDDEHEREVCDAAVTLAFSVLGKRWNGMIVSALGSGASTFGGLRRAVPGISDAVLSDRLAGLAEAGLVLRTVTPGPPTAVSYALSDSGERLLPILDQLGRWASGNLTEQPTA
- a CDS encoding FMN-dependent NADH-azoreductase; its protein translation is MTTLFRLDASILPPTSSSRALADLVEAEWLSTHPTSDVVRRDLSADPIPATAWADAVTSNFTPAADHTDGQRAARALAAELADEMIDADALLFAVPLYNYGVSQHFKTWFDVAYTDPRIDPQGTALRGKPATLVTVLGGNYAPGTPKEGWDHSTAWLRRVLEDVWGLDLRVVERPFTLVGVNPALDAFADVAADLKQTAETHAVRSGREIAGLAASAAS
- a CDS encoding PadR family transcriptional regulator → MDSTQLLKGVLDAAVLAVVQHEDGYGYDIVRRLRDAGLGDVGDASVYGTLRRLYGAGALSSYVVPSDGGPHRKYYAISPLGRNMLAEQQRDWMEFAGVMTTLLEPQPRPRKITKIGEK
- a CDS encoding IS256 family transposase, yielding MALNQSALLELLAELKLTDTTDRIRQMTERLYQELIDAEAASVIGAGPYERTVERTATRNGARLRTLSTTAGDLELRIPKLRAGSFFPSLLERRRRVDQALFAVVMEAYLHGVSTRKVDDLVKALGADTGISKSEVSRICEGLDATVAAFRDRSLSQIAYPYVFLDATYCKVRIDGRVVSQAVVVAIGITADGHRQVLGFDVGDSETEEFWKAFLRSLKARGLGGVKLVISDAHAGLKAAAAVVLQGASWQRCRVHFMRNVLTALPKGRQEMVASIIRTIFAQPDAEHIDAQFDEVARMIDRVHPKAAEMLHDARADVLAFKHFPARHWRQIWSTNPLERLNREIKRRTDVVGVFPNAASLLRLTGAVLIEQHDEWEAGDRRYFSEASMAELAATNSVEDAVMLPEITAA
- a CDS encoding adenine-specific methyltransferase EcoRI family protein is translated as MTRDGNGSMWFRIPDDAPIKATGQKVEDGVRYQTVGNSAWFTNIDHGRRHQPLQLMSEAENIRYSKHAHVKGIGYERYENEDAIEVPRLDAIPSDYPGLMGVPITFLGKYNPEQFEIVRFRYGRDGKDLRLPGGKSPYFRVLVRHRAPQIRETA
- a CDS encoding GmrSD restriction endonuclease domain-containing protein; the encoded protein is MKTELKFIKISDLVAGFQYSELDAKGLYGLSGTLTIQPEYQRHFVYGNTPREGAVIDSLLKEYPIGLIYFTDVTAGFNDGKQHLEVLDGQQRITSIGRFVTNKFAVKVGGRERYFSSLSDTEKELIMDRELLVYVCEGTEPEIKAWFQTINTAGVELTRQELRNAAYSGPFVTLAKAEFSNARNALQQKWASFVKGDPLRQEVLEVALKWVAASKAQEIDDYMSLHRHDTTIDELQAYFTTVIEWVETTFGGRTDSEMRGLAWADLYERFGNNPYNGRVVSARVGELLSSGAVHDRKGVYEYVLGGETQPRLLNIRLFEDKDKKVKYAQQTAAAEAAGTSNCPACVFAGDANATKIWSLKEMDADHVTAWSKGGATDISNLTMLCTTHNRQKGNR
- a CDS encoding bifunctional nuclease family protein → MTKIEGGTFYAEITLQTQYGRRVLDARPSDSIALAARVDAPIWVADEVLAEAGIADETEGSHEDEEAKLAEFKRFLEEVDPEDFQG